The Leptolyngbya iicbica LK DNA window CTATCAGCGCGATAGTCACTACCTTAAGCCTCCTTTTCTCTGCTGGGAGGAATGACAACCGAACACAGACGCTAAACACGTACCTGATTAGCCGATGCTCATACGAATTTAGTTTTGAAATGGCCCAGAGCAATCAGCCTCGCCAGTTTAGGGCCTTTATTGAGTAAGGAGGCGTGACCCCCGGCAATGTCGTTTTGTATCTGTTTAATAGGGCCATGGCTACTCTAATGCCCCCATAACAGTAAACTAGGCTGCATCTTAAGCCGCCTGCTTGGGAGATCGGTGACGAGCAACCATCCAGGCTCAACTGCGGTCAATCGGAGGTAGAGCATGGCATTGCAAGTCATCGGTGCAGGCTTTGGGCGCACCGGCACCATGAGTATGAAGGTGGCGTTAGAGCAACTGGGCTTCGGCCCGTGCTATCACATGGTCGAGTGCCTGCCTCGAGGGCCAGAGCACTGGCAGCAGTGGATTGATGCGGCGGGCGGTAAGCCGGACTGGGATACTCTGTTTGCAGGGTTTGGAGCCACGGTCGATTTTCCGGCCTGCTCCAGCTATCAGGCCCTGGCTGATTACTATCCCGATGCCAAGGTTGTGCTGACGGTTCGAGAGCCGGAACGGTGGTTCAAATCAACTCAGGAAACCATCTTCGCGCCCCATTGGATCGAGTACCTCAGGTCCGTTGAGATGGGCCAATTTATCCAGGCCACCATCAACGACTACCTACAAGATCGGATGCATGATCAGGAGTATCTGATTCAGCGTTTTCAAGAACACAATGAAGAAGTGCAGCGGACGATTCCTGCATCACGGCTATTGGTGTTTGAAGTGAAGGATGGTTGGGGGCCGTTGTGCCAGTTTTTAGACGTACCCGTGCCGGGGGGGGAATTCCCGTTTGTGAATGACACCCAGGCCGTCAAGGGGATTCTGAATAAAATCATTGCTGAGGGGCCCGAGGCCGTATTCGGATATACAGGGGCACCAGAGCCTTAATGGATGCAGGTCTGATGTGGTTTCAGGTCTGAGCCGTCCTCTCCATCATTCCCCTGCGGTCGGGCCGTGGAAGCGTCGTCTGAGTCCCGTCAGGGGAAGTGGTGGCGGTAGCTCGCGATCGCCTGGTAAGCATTGATGCTGAGTGGCTGATGTTTCGGGGTTCTGCCGGAACTGCGATCGCTCCCCAGTCAGCCTATTTTAGGGATTTTTCCTGATTCCTCGCATGACTCACTGATAAAAGTGGGTAATCTATATCACAAATCAGTTTTTCCCTATTGATTGATGCTTTTCGGCTTTAAAAGAGTTCTCACTACAATTGTTTTTATTGTTATCGGGCATGATATGCCTGTTGCCGACTGGGCGATCGCTCCTGATGCTCCCCGGTTTTATTGATAATTTTTGCTGTTTTATCGTTGTTGTGTTGGCAAAGACGCCGGCATTGATGGGTCGGTGAATACCGTATACCGAACGGCTGATTTAACCTTGGCTTAATTTAGACTTCTCTCATTGCCGACAAGGCGAATGCTAGCTGCATGACTCCATCGCTGATCGATATTCTCTGGGTGCTGATTAGTGCCAGCCTCGTCTTTTTGATGCAGGCGGGCTTCATGTGCTTAGAGGCCGGTACCACCCGCAGCAAAAACAACATCAATGTCGTTATTAAAAACATCTCTGACTTTGGCATTTCAGTGCTGTGTTTCTGGCTGTTTGGGTATGGACTCATGTTTGGGCAAACCCACTATGGCTGGGTGGGCACCAATGTGTGGGCCCCCGAAGTCGGTCAAGGCGAAACCTGGTTTGTGGTGTTTTTCCTGTTTCAGGCGATGTTTTGCAGCACGGCGGTCACCATTGTTTCCGGTGCCGTCGCCGAGCGGATGCGGTTTTCCAGCTATCTCGCCATTTCCGTGCTGGTATCAGGCTTCATCTATCCGTTTTTTGGTCATTGGGCCTGGAACGGTCTGAATGTGGGTGAGAGCAGCGGTTGGTTGGGGCAGCTTGGCTTTGTCGATTTTGCGGGCTCGACCGTCGTGCATAGTATCGGCGGCTGGGTGGCTTTGGCGGCCGCCATTATTGTGGGGCCGCGCATCGGGCGATTTTCGCGCAAGCGGCGGCGGCGATTCTTGACCGGATACGACTTGCCGTTATCGCTGTTAGGTACGCTGCTGCTCTGGTTTGGCTGGTTTGGCTTTAATGGGGGCAGCGTGTTGGCGCTCAATGATCAGGTGCCCGGCATTATTACCAATACGGTGATGGCCGGAGTTGCCGGGCTGGTGATGCCGATTTTGATCAGCATTTTTCAAAAGCAAAAGCTACGAGTCAGTGCGGTGGTGAATGGCTCGCTGGCGGGCTTGGTGGCAATTACGGCGAATTGTCATGCGGTCACGACCCACAACGCGATATTAATTGGGGCGATCGGCTGCCTGTGCATGTTGTTTGCTGAGGCCCAGCTCCAGCGCTACAAAATTGACGATGTGGTGGGGGCGATTCCGGTTCACCTGGCGGCAGGTATTTGGGGCACTTTGGCGGTGGCGCTGTTTGGTGATCTGACCGTGCTTGATACGGGGTTAAGCCGAGCGGCGCAACTGGGCGTGCAGTTGGCGGGCATCGTCACGGCCAGCATTTGGGCGTTTGGGATTACTTTTTTTCTACTGTGGCTGACCAATCGCCGCTGGCCGCTGCGGGTGCGCCGTCGCGATGAGCACATTGGCCTCAATATTGCCGAACATGGCGCTGCGAGTGATTTAGTCGATTTTTTTACGGTGATGCGGCGGCAAGAGCGCACGGGTGATCTGCGGCTACGCGCCCCGGTCGAACCCTTTACGCCTGTCGGACAAATTGCAGCTCGATACAATCGCGTCATTGGGAGCTTAGAGCAAGCGCTGGCTCGTACAGACGCCATTGTCGAGAGCGCGATCGAGGTGATCTTGACGGTATCGCGGCGCGATTTGCGCATTCAGTCGGCCAATCCGGCGGTGCGGAAGATGTTTGGCCTGGCAGAAGGGCAATTGCAGGGGACTCCTCTTGGAACGCTATTAGTCGTGGCTGCCCCCACCGCCGCTGCGCTGTTAAACGAGACGGTTGCCCCAGATCCTGACCTGGCGTCGGCGTTGGCGCTGGCGCAGTTAGTGCAGACAGCCAGCGAAGAAGGCACCCCCTATGAGTTGCTGGG harbors:
- the amt gene encoding ammonium transporter — its product is MTPSLIDILWVLISASLVFLMQAGFMCLEAGTTRSKNNINVVIKNISDFGISVLCFWLFGYGLMFGQTHYGWVGTNVWAPEVGQGETWFVVFFLFQAMFCSTAVTIVSGAVAERMRFSSYLAISVLVSGFIYPFFGHWAWNGLNVGESSGWLGQLGFVDFAGSTVVHSIGGWVALAAAIIVGPRIGRFSRKRRRRFLTGYDLPLSLLGTLLLWFGWFGFNGGSVLALNDQVPGIITNTVMAGVAGLVMPILISIFQKQKLRVSAVVNGSLAGLVAITANCHAVTTHNAILIGAIGCLCMLFAEAQLQRYKIDDVVGAIPVHLAAGIWGTLAVALFGDLTVLDTGLSRAAQLGVQLAGIVTASIWAFGITFFLLWLTNRRWPLRVRRRDEHIGLNIAEHGAASDLVDFFTVMRRQERTGDLRLRAPVEPFTPVGQIAARYNRVIGSLEQALARTDAIVESAIEVILTVSRRDLRIQSANPAVRKMFGLAEGQLQGTPLGTLLVVAAPTAAALLNETVAPDPDLASALALAQLVQTASEEGTPYELLGRRRSGGEFPVEVTVAALKSQPEDSYTLIVRDITLRKQAEAAILRAEAKDLEAKRLEKTLAELQEAQLQLVHSEKMSSLGQLVAGVAHEINNPVSFIHGNLTYVDEYVADLLKLIDLYLSDPEIQSSEAIQKQVKAMDIHYLVEDLPKILQSMRGGTERITEIVRSLKDFSHQGGAQRKRVDLHQGLDSTLTILGNKLKARGDRPEIEVVREYGDLPLVECFPGQLNQVFMNLLTNAIDALDERWETQQAHAVPHTSQWLPKIILRTEQVADDRIHLHFTDNGIGIPDHVKRRMMDPFFTTKPVGQGTGLGMAISYQIIVERHHGKLNCLSTPGHGTRFLIDLPLISAAATTT
- a CDS encoding sulfotransferase family protein; translated protein: MALQVIGAGFGRTGTMSMKVALEQLGFGPCYHMVECLPRGPEHWQQWIDAAGGKPDWDTLFAGFGATVDFPACSSYQALADYYPDAKVVLTVREPERWFKSTQETIFAPHWIEYLRSVEMGQFIQATINDYLQDRMHDQEYLIQRFQEHNEEVQRTIPASRLLVFEVKDGWGPLCQFLDVPVPGGEFPFVNDTQAVKGILNKIIAEGPEAVFGYTGAPEP